From Candidatus Methylomirabilis limnetica, the proteins below share one genomic window:
- a CDS encoding heme lyase CcmF/NrfE family subunit: MIATLGRFSLWLALAIAVYGAFVSIMGARRRQPAMIESGQGAVVSVFGLSTFAILLMEAGLVGHDFSLQYVARNASLDTPLFYTIIALWGALEGSILLWVWLLALMTLLTVMFERKRQRELIPYVTAVLLCILTFFLILVAFPANPFTTMFPVPLDGRGPNPLLQNHPLMAVHPPGLYAGYVGWSIPYAFGIAALITGRLGEAWIRAVRRWSLASWAFLTVGIIVGGRWSYDVLGWGGYWAWDPVENASLLPWLTGTAFLHSIMIQERLKMLKFWNVALIIITFALTIFGTFLTRSGILSSVHAFSDSTVGPLFLVFIGLILFFSFGLMVYRSDKLQAEGDIDSLVSRESAFLTNNLLLLGFAFAVLLGTLFPLLSEAVRGVKVSVGEPFFNAVNVPIGLGLIFLMAIGPLIAWRHASLDSLRRTFTIPLCLTIPGAGICWFLGVRGLYPLLAFAFSLFAAITVIQEFASGAITRRRKTGEGYLVALSKLTSRGRRRYGGLIVHLGVALVVVGITASSVFKLEQEVTLKKGESLQLGRYQVRFDELSAWQEPHRFVVQGSFTVFNSNQKVAEMRPAKRFYPAEQQPIGTVDVRSTAREDLYLVLSSFAQDGTTATVKALVRPLVMWIWLGGWVMVLGSLIAIWPDRRRALAANQVEEQMAWQPGRS, from the coding sequence ATGATTGCGACACTTGGCCGGTTCAGTCTTTGGTTGGCCCTCGCCATCGCGGTCTACGGCGCGTTCGTCTCTATCATGGGGGCGCGGCGGCGTCAACCGGCCATGATCGAGAGCGGCCAAGGAGCGGTAGTCTCGGTGTTTGGCCTCAGCACCTTCGCAATCCTGCTGATGGAGGCTGGGCTGGTCGGCCACGACTTCAGCCTTCAGTACGTTGCCAGGAATGCCAGCCTTGATACACCGCTATTCTACACGATAATTGCACTGTGGGGAGCGCTCGAGGGCTCAATTCTGCTCTGGGTCTGGCTGCTGGCCCTGATGACCCTCCTCACGGTGATGTTCGAGAGGAAGCGGCAGCGTGAATTGATCCCGTACGTGACGGCTGTCCTGCTGTGCATCTTGACCTTTTTCCTCATCCTGGTGGCCTTTCCGGCCAATCCCTTTACCACGATGTTCCCAGTGCCACTTGACGGGCGCGGGCCGAATCCGCTTCTGCAAAATCATCCCCTGATGGCGGTTCACCCCCCCGGCCTGTACGCCGGCTATGTCGGCTGGTCCATTCCGTATGCCTTCGGCATAGCCGCCCTGATCACCGGTCGGCTCGGTGAGGCATGGATCAGGGCCGTACGCCGCTGGTCGCTCGCGTCCTGGGCCTTCCTTACGGTCGGCATTATCGTCGGGGGGCGGTGGTCCTACGACGTATTGGGATGGGGCGGTTACTGGGCCTGGGACCCAGTGGAGAACGCCTCGTTGCTGCCCTGGCTCACCGGCACGGCATTTCTACACTCGATCATGATCCAGGAGCGACTAAAGATGCTGAAGTTCTGGAACGTGGCGCTGATCATCATCACCTTCGCGCTGACCATCTTCGGCACCTTTCTTACGCGAAGCGGTATTCTCTCGTCTGTTCACGCGTTCTCTGACTCGACCGTCGGGCCGTTGTTTCTGGTCTTCATCGGCCTGATCCTGTTTTTCTCCTTCGGTCTCATGGTGTACCGGAGCGACAAGTTACAGGCGGAAGGCGATATCGATTCACTGGTGTCCCGCGAGAGCGCCTTCCTGACGAACAATCTGTTACTGCTGGGATTCGCGTTTGCGGTCCTCCTTGGTACGCTGTTTCCCCTCCTGTCCGAGGCGGTTCGCGGGGTCAAGGTTAGCGTGGGCGAGCCGTTCTTTAACGCGGTGAACGTTCCTATCGGCTTGGGTCTGATCTTCCTGATGGCCATCGGACCGCTGATCGCCTGGCGACACGCCTCGCTCGATAGCCTGCGACGGACCTTTACCATACCCTTGTGCCTCACTATTCCGGGAGCCGGTATCTGCTGGTTCCTTGGGGTTCGTGGGTTGTACCCGCTCCTGGCCTTTGCCTTCAGCCTGTTTGCCGCCATTACCGTCATTCAGGAGTTTGCCAGTGGCGCCATAACGCGACGTCGAAAAACAGGAGAGGGGTATCTGGTCGCGCTCTCGAAACTCACCAGCCGGGGCCGACGGCGCTATGGCGGCCTCATAGTCCATCTGGGGGTAGCGCTCGTCGTGGTCGGTATTACCGCCTCGTCGGTCTTCAAGCTGGAGCAGGAGGTCACCCTGAAGAAAGGCGAGTCGCTCCAGCTTGGTAGGTACCAGGTTCGATTTGACGAACTCAGCGCCTGGCAAGAGCCGCATCGCTTTGTAGTGCAAGGGAGCTTTACGGTCTTCAACTCGAATCAAAAGGTAGCCGAGATGCGGCCTGCCAAGCGGTTTTATCCGGCCGAGCAACAGCCGATCGGCACCGTCGATGTCCGCTCTACGGCACGGGAGGATCTCTACCTGGTCCTTTCGTCGTTTGCGCAGGATGGAACTACCGCCACCGTGAAGGCGCTGGTTCGCCCGCTGGTGATGTGGATCTGGCTTGGTGGCTGGGTGATGGTCCTGGGCTCGCTGATCGCGATCTGGCCCGACCGGAGACGGGCCCTCGCTGCAAACCAGGTGGAGGAGCAGATGGCATGGCAACCTGGAAGAAGCTAA
- the ccmE gene encoding cytochrome c maturation protein CcmE, translated as MKKKTKLLLGAVVIASTIGYLIVGGIREAAVYYITPTELKQKGSATTDRAFRVGGMVVAGSRSWDPQTLKLTFRLGDEKEQVAVEYVGSPPDLFKEGSGAIVEGKYMNGLFQADTILAKHSEEYRPPEEGQATAKDHYRTLVKPPATRP; from the coding sequence TTGAAGAAAAAGACTAAACTGCTCCTGGGGGCGGTCGTCATCGCGTCGACCATCGGTTATCTGATCGTTGGCGGAATCCGAGAGGCCGCCGTCTACTACATCACCCCGACGGAGCTCAAGCAAAAGGGATCGGCGACAACGGATAGAGCCTTTCGCGTAGGCGGGATGGTGGTGGCTGGATCGCGCAGTTGGGATCCGCAGACACTGAAGCTGACCTTCCGCTTGGGCGACGAGAAAGAGCAGGTTGCGGTCGAGTACGTGGGCTCGCCGCCTGACCTGTTCAAGGAGGGATCTGGCGCGATTGTGGAGGGGAAGTATATGAACGGCCTCTTTCAGGCAGATACGATCCTGGCCAAGCATTCTGAAGAGTATCGGCCGCCTGAGGAGGGTCAGGCCACGGCGAAGGATCACTACCGAACGCTGGTGAAGCCGCCGGCTACGCGACCATGA
- the ccsA gene encoding cytochrome c biogenesis protein CcsA has product MTLQRIEWVLGVCTAIGLLIGLYIGLIYAPPDAVQGEVQRLMYLHVPLILVSYLAFFVVFVTSILYLGRRSRQYDAIAHSSAEIGTLFTALAIATGSIWGRPTWGAWWTWDARLTSTAILLLIFLGYLMLRALMEDESRGAAFCAVLGIIGFLDIPIIHMSVVWWRTLHQPASLLKSGLWTVAPDMLMALLTNLAAFVLLYGYLLAKRLRLEGAREELFNLRMELLG; this is encoded by the coding sequence ATGACCTTACAACGGATCGAATGGGTACTGGGCGTGTGTACTGCCATTGGATTACTGATCGGCCTGTACATAGGCTTGATCTATGCGCCGCCCGATGCAGTGCAGGGAGAGGTGCAGCGGTTGATGTACCTGCACGTCCCCTTGATCCTCGTCAGCTACCTGGCCTTTTTTGTAGTGTTCGTGACGAGCATCCTGTATCTGGGGCGCCGTAGCCGGCAGTACGATGCGATCGCGCATTCGTCTGCCGAGATCGGCACGCTCTTCACCGCCCTGGCGATTGCAACCGGCTCAATATGGGGGCGACCGACGTGGGGGGCCTGGTGGACGTGGGATGCGCGACTGACCTCGACCGCTATCCTGCTGCTGATCTTCCTCGGCTATCTGATGCTTCGGGCACTGATGGAAGACGAGTCGCGAGGGGCCGCCTTCTGCGCCGTCCTTGGGATTATCGGGTTCCTCGATATTCCGATCATCCACATGTCCGTCGTGTGGTGGCGCACCCTGCACCAACCCGCGTCGCTCCTGAAATCTGGTCTATGGACGGTGGCCCCGGACATGCTGATGGCGCTCCTGACGAACCTCGCTGCCTTCGTGCTGTTGTACGGATATCTCCTGGCTAAGCGACTTCGGCTCGAGGGGGCGAGGGAAGAGCTTTTCAACCTGCGGATGGAGCTACTCGGATGA
- a CDS encoding heme exporter protein CcmB, whose protein sequence is MIFARRVLAIAWKDLIAEWRDRESITAMCFFAFLVLFLFSFALNGDQTLIRGASSGLLWLAFAFTGVLGLARSVQSELANDCLDGLLLYPAEREAIYLGKLLSNFSVILLVELISFPLFAILYNMDLWSQLPKLLVITVPATLGFAAAGTLLSTMTAGLRAREAMLPFLLFPMTIPLILAAVRGTEVVLRRESFDLAMPWLKLMGAFDVLFLVGSLLTFEFLVEE, encoded by the coding sequence ATGATCTTTGCCAGAAGGGTCCTTGCGATCGCGTGGAAGGATCTGATCGCAGAGTGGCGCGATCGGGAAAGTATCACCGCCATGTGTTTTTTCGCTTTCCTGGTCTTGTTCCTCTTCAGCTTCGCGCTCAACGGGGATCAGACGCTTATCCGAGGCGCCTCATCCGGCCTGTTGTGGTTGGCCTTTGCATTCACCGGCGTGCTTGGTCTGGCTCGATCGGTTCAGAGCGAACTGGCGAATGACTGCTTGGATGGCCTGCTCCTGTATCCTGCCGAGCGGGAGGCGATTTACCTGGGGAAACTGTTGAGCAACTTCAGCGTGATCCTCCTTGTCGAGCTGATAAGCTTTCCCCTTTTTGCGATCCTGTACAATATGGACCTCTGGTCGCAACTGCCTAAGCTCCTCGTGATTACGGTACCGGCGACGCTCGGATTCGCCGCGGCCGGAACGCTGTTGTCTACCATGACGGCGGGCCTGAGGGCACGGGAGGCGATGCTACCGTTCCTCCTGTTTCCTATGACGATTCCCTTGATCCTGGCTGCCGTCAGGGGGACGGAGGTCGTGCTGCGGCGCGAGTCATTCGACCTTGCCATGCCCTGGCTCAAGCTGATGGGGGCGTTTGATGTGCTGTTCCTTGTGGGGTCGTTGTTGACATTCGAGTTTCTGGTTGAGGAATGA
- the ccmA gene encoding heme ABC exporter ATP-binding protein CcmA, which produces MRTDGVVGLSDVAPAVETKGLVKWFGAHPALRGVNLRVAKGEILALFGPNGAGKSTLLRILAGLMRPTAGSAHVAGLDVSRDGDGVRRAIGVLASGHQLYEALTGRENLLFAATMLGLDRSAERVSEVLVKVGLEAAANGRVRTFSSGMKRRLSMAKLMLREPKVMLLDEPFTNLDLQATKLLEEFLIASKSTGTTILLATHNLTMGCAIADHMAILRQGRLVFDARRDEVSLESLRSLFALHGELWEVE; this is translated from the coding sequence GTGAGGACTGATGGAGTAGTGGGGCTCTCTGATGTTGCGCCCGCCGTTGAGACCAAGGGTTTGGTCAAGTGGTTTGGCGCGCATCCGGCCCTGCGGGGCGTGAACCTTCGCGTTGCCAAGGGGGAGATCCTGGCTCTATTTGGCCCGAACGGAGCGGGCAAGAGCACACTGCTGAGAATCCTGGCCGGACTGATGCGACCGACCGCCGGATCAGCGCATGTCGCCGGGCTTGATGTGAGTAGGGATGGCGATGGCGTGAGGCGGGCTATCGGCGTTCTTGCCAGCGGTCACCAGCTATATGAGGCTCTGACCGGGCGTGAAAACCTCCTGTTCGCGGCGACCATGCTGGGTCTGGATCGTTCAGCCGAACGAGTGTCGGAGGTTCTGGTCAAGGTTGGACTGGAGGCGGCAGCAAATGGTCGTGTCAGGACCTTCTCCAGCGGGATGAAGCGGCGCCTTTCCATGGCAAAGCTGATGCTGCGTGAGCCAAAGGTCATGCTTCTTGACGAGCCGTTCACCAACCTTGACCTTCAGGCGACAAAGCTGCTGGAGGAATTTCTCATCGCCTCAAAAAGTACCGGCACAACGATCTTGTTGGCCACTCACAACCTGACGATGGGGTGTGCTATAGCAGACCACATGGCCATCTTGCGGCAGGGGCGGCTGGTCTTTGACGCGAGACGAGACGAGGTGAGCCTGGAATCGTTGCGCTCCCTTTTTGCGCTCCATGGCGAGTTGTGGGAGGTCGAATGA
- a CDS encoding response regulator, whose amino-acid sequence MDLERQHRQTILVVDDQEANIALVEAILAPQGYTIIAASNGEQALELVAAQPPDLILLDVMMPGMNGFDVCARLKEDERTRLIPIVMLTSLNDPQDRIRGIEVGADDFLSKPFHSAELSARVRSLLKLKQFTDELESAEDVLFTLALSVEAKDEYTNGHCERLSLYSVALGRSLGLPYEQLRALHRGGYLHDVGKIAVSEVILNKKTGLTDEERRIMREHPIIGERICRPLKSLRSVLPIIRHHHERWDGSGYPDGLNGQEIPISARIIQTVDIYDALMTARPYKPSLETHQVFSIMRQASQKGSCEPRLIEQFISLLQSDETLVGLEKVSR is encoded by the coding sequence ATGGACCTGGAACGCCAACACCGCCAGACGATTTTGGTCGTCGACGATCAGGAAGCCAACATCGCGTTGGTCGAGGCCATCCTGGCCCCACAGGGTTATACGATTATCGCGGCATCGAATGGGGAGCAGGCCCTCGAACTGGTGGCAGCCCAGCCGCCGGATCTTATCCTGCTAGATGTCATGATGCCAGGCATGAACGGATTCGACGTCTGCGCTCGACTCAAGGAGGATGAACGAACCCGGCTTATTCCCATCGTGATGCTGACCTCTCTGAACGATCCGCAAGACAGAATCCGCGGGATCGAGGTCGGGGCAGACGACTTTTTGAGCAAGCCCTTTCACTCGGCGGAGTTGAGCGCGCGAGTTCGATCCCTGCTGAAGCTCAAGCAGTTTACCGATGAGTTAGAAAGCGCGGAGGACGTCCTATTCACGTTGGCCCTGAGCGTCGAGGCCAAGGATGAGTACACCAACGGACACTGCGAGCGATTGTCCCTTTACTCAGTCGCCCTTGGCCGGAGTCTTGGCCTTCCCTATGAGCAGTTGAGGGCGCTACACCGTGGAGGCTACCTGCACGACGTCGGGAAGATTGCTGTGTCGGAGGTGATCCTGAATAAAAAGACGGGATTGACCGATGAAGAAAGGCGGATCATGCGGGAACACCCGATAATCGGGGAGCGGATTTGCAGGCCGCTCAAGTCGCTGAGATCGGTTCTTCCCATCATTCGCCACCACCATGAACGATGGGACGGCAGCGGGTATCCGGATGGCTTGAATGGACAGGAGATTCCCATCTCGGCCAGGATCATTCAGACCGTTGATATCTACGATGCACTGATGACGGCCCGCCCATATAAGCCCTCGCTCGAAACCCACCAGGTCTTTTCGATCATGCGACAGGCATCACAGAAGGGTTCATGCGAGCCCAGGTTAATAGAGCAGTTTATAAGCTTACTGCAGTCTGATGAGACCCTGGTAGGTTTGGAGAAGGTGAGTCGCTAA